TGTTTTTGATAAGCTCGACAGTGGCATTTTCGTATTTGTTTTTACTTTCTAAAGCCTTAAGCTCTAGTTCTTGTTTCATTTTTTCTTCTTCTAAAACAAGTTTTCTGTTATTTAGCTCTATTTCTTCAAGTTTTAAGGCTAGTTCTAAAACGGCTTTAAATTTCGTTTCTGCGTTCATAGAAAAGCTTTCAAGAGCCTGTGCTGCTAAATTAAAATTATCAATAAAACCTACCGCATTCATTGCAAAAACCTTAAATTTAAGCAAGATAGGTGGGTATAAAACTATCTTGCTACAAAAGAAAAAATATGGGTCCAAACAAAAAAGGACGGAAAGATTTTATTTAAAAAGGCTCATTTAAAAAAAGGGGCAAAATTTAATTTAAAGCCCTAGCTACTAAATCACTTAAAAATTTACTTCTATTCGTAGTAATTTTATCAATAGCTTCAATGAGGCTTTTTGACATAGTGATATTAATACGCACCTTAGCTTCATCATTATTTGGCTCTTTGATATAATCATTTTTCTCGAGCATTAGAGCAATAGCTGTCTTAAAAGCTTCTTTAGCGTCTTTTATTGCTTCGCTTTCATTTTGTCCATCACCCATAATATAAGGAAAATCCTTATATCTTGCAAAATACCCACCACCCTCTTTTGTGCTTAATTTTCGCACGATAATTTCATAAGGTAAATTTAAATAATATTCTAAATCTTTCATTTATCCTCCTTAATGGCTTTTAATACTATTTTAACATATATAGCTTTTAATGGGCGGTTAAAAGGAATTGTTATAAGTTCTTTTCCAGCTTTTCTAAACTGAAAATGTGATGAACCTTTATTAAAGCTTTCATAACCATAACTTTCAAGCAAATTTTTAATGACCTCAAAACGAACATTATAAGGATTGTTTTTAAGTTCTTTTAAAAGCTTTTCTTTTTTACTCATTTTTTAAGCTCCTGTGTGTATAATACACATAAATAGTTTAAAATCTCATTAAAGCTTTAAAAGCCTTTGTTTAAGCTCTATGATCAAACTTACATTTTTAAGCCTTTTTGCTTCATCTAGCCTTGTTTTTAACTCGCTTTTTACAAGCTCTTTAATGCAAAGTGCAAAATCCTCTCTATTTAGCTCTTTTAAGCTCTCATCAAGAGCTATTTTTAAATTTGCTTCTTGATCATTTTTTAAAAAAGCTTCATAGTTTTTAGCCAAAGCCTTAAAATGAAAAGGCTCTAAATACTGCTTAGCAACATACGCCTTTTCTTCATCGCCTATAATATTTTTTAAAACAAGAGCTTCTAAAGAAAAATTAGCCTCCTTAACTGATCCGCTTTTTTGAAGCTCAAAATGCTTTTTGTCGCACTTAAAATACTCGCTTGCTTTTTGCCTTAACTCATCTTTTAAGAAAAAATTAGCCTGTGCGTTTATCAAGGCTTCTACTTCCTTAAAAAAGGCATGGATTTTGTCCTTGTCCTCGCCACATTCTTTTAAGTTCATCTTGCAAAAATACTCAAAGCCGTCAATGTCAATGTAAGCCTCATTTAAAATTAAATTTTCTTGCAAAAGCAAATCCCCAAAGTCTTTGAGCTTTTTAGATCTTAAATAACGCACTTTCGCTTTGAAAATCCCCTCTTTAAAAAGCATTTTAAGCGTTTTTAAATTTGCATTCACTCCAGCCTTGTCCTTATCAAAACACAAGATAAAACTTAGCTCATGCTCCATTTTTAAAAGCAAGGCTAGGTGCGAGAGCGTAAAAGCCGTGCCACAAGTTGCCACTGCGTTTAAAAAGCCAAGCTTAACGCAGGCTATGGTGTCAAAATACCCTTCCGTGATGATGACTTCTTTAAATTTGCAAAGGCTTGTTTTTGCGTGGCTCAGATTATACAAAACAAAGCTTTTTTTATAAAGCTCGCTTTCTTTTGAGTTGATGTATTTTGCTTCGTTGTTTTCGTTTTTTCCTAAAAAGCGACCTGAAAAAGCTACTATTTTATGGACCGCGTTTCTTATGCCAAAAATAAGCCTTTTTTCTAAAGGAGAGAAAAATTTGCCATTTTTTTCATATATTATGCCAAGTTTTAGGGCGAGTTTGATTTGCCCTAAGCCTGTTAAATATCTTGCTAATTTACCAGCCCCACTAAAATAACCCAAATCAAAACGCTTGATATCTTCTTCATTTAAGCCCCTTTGCTTGATATATTCTAAAATATCCTCTCGCTCTAAAAGGCTTTGAATGAAAAAATTATTCACATTTTCAAACACTTCGTAAAGTAGCTTTGTGCTTATTTGCTTTTTGTTTTCGCTTTCTAAAACGCTTATCCTGCAAATGCTAGCTACTTCCTTAACCGCTTCTTCAAAGCTTAAATGCTTGTAATTTTGCACGAATTTAAAGCTATCTCCTCCCACGCCGCACCCAAAGCAATAAAACATATTTTTTCGTGGGCTTATCATGAAAGAGGGCGTTCTTTCATCATGAAAGGGGCAAAGTGCTTTATACATGCCATTGCTTTTTTGCAGGGGCAAAAAATGCTCTACCACCTCTAAAATGTCAGCTCTAGTCTTAATTTCTTCTAAATTAAGTATCATTCAAGTTTTCCTTTTTTCGTGATTTAAACCTTATTTGTGTTATAATTTTTAAAAATTTAGAGGTTTTAATGTTTTCTTTTAATGAACTTGTTTCTTATGCCTCGCAAAATATGCCTGTTTTCATATGTGGCTTTTTGTGTGGGTGTTTCATCGGATTTCAGTTTCACAAAATCTTTCACAAACCAAACACAGCCAAATTTCACGGCACTTATAATTGCACTGACAACAAGGAAGCCATTATTAGAATGCTTGATAATTGCCAAGTTGGAAATATAGAGTGTGAGCATTACAAAAATAAGCTTTTTAAAAAACACTACTGCACTAAAAAAAATCAAAAATGCCATTTTTTTAATCAAATTAAACATTAAACCTAACCAAACAAGCTATCAAAAAGCTTAAGTATCCAAAACACCACAGCAGTTATGACAAACCCACAAACAATCCCAAAACCAAAATTGACAAGTTCCATTTAAAAGCTCCTAAAATATATCCACATCTAAATTTGTCTTAAGCTCTTTTTGGATATCGTCCATATCTACATACTCAGTTTTTTTAACCTTGCTTTCATAATCACTAAAAAGCCTTGTGGCTGGATTAAAAGCTATTTTGCCCTTAAAATGCTTGCCGTTTTGTTTGTTTTTCTTTAAAATTAAGGACCTGCTAAACTCATCAAATTCACTTTCTTTTTGTGAATAATCCCTCTTATCAGGGGGATTTTTTTCAATGCGTAAAATAATGCTTGCCTCGTGTTCGCCTTTTTTGCTTCCTGTTGGGCTGTCTTTGTCCGTTTTTGAGGTTTGAATGATGAGCATGATGAAAATTTCTAAAGAATGGCAAAGCTTGGCTAAGGAGCTAAATTTAAAGCTTTCTTTTTCTTCCATGTTTGAAAAGCCTTTAGAATTAACCTCTATTCTCATTTGACTATCGATCAAAAAAAATCTCACACCCAGCTTGTAAAGCCTTTTAATGTTTGCGACTATCTCATTAATATCATAGCCATCGTTAATGATGAAAATATGATCTTTGATTAATTTTTTCTTTTGTTCTTCAACGCTTTTTAAATAGCTATCCACGCTAAATTCAAAAGAAAAAAAGGCTACTTTTTTGCTTTTGCTTATGTTTTCTAGTATTTGCAAGGCTAAGGTTGTCTTTCCAGCCTCAGCGTCCCCGCTAATCAGCATAAGCTGACCCAGCTCAAAGCCTCCATTAAAGGCATTATCAATAAAACTTAAATTTGTAGGCGTTTTGGCTAGCTTTGGCTTGTTTTCATAATATTTGAGCCACTCATTTAAATTTTTAATGCTTTTGTTTTCAATTTCCATTTCCTTGCTTAACAAATCAAGCTCTAAAACTTCATTAGCATTAACCCCACTTAAAAGCTTTTGTGCGATTTTTTCTTGCATTTCAAGTTGGTATTTTTTAACCAAAAGTGGGATTAAATCACACACTAAAGGATTGACATTTGCAGAAATTAATTCAATGAAAAAATCCTCACTTTGCTTAGCTCTTGGCACATTTTCTAAAAACACGCTCAAAGATAAAAGCTTTTTATCTTTTAGCTCATTGATGATTTTTAAATAATACAAAGCCTCATTTGAAAAGGCTTTTAAAGAGATTTTGTCTAAAAACTCGTCAATCAAATCAGGATATTCGATAAAACTTCTTAATATTTCTTTTTCTAACATTGCTTAACCTTGAAACCACTTGGGTAAATTTTTGTAAATTTTGACTTTAAAGTATTTGCTTAAAAGCTCTTCTTCTTGTAAAAAAAGCTTGTGATTGAAATTTTTAATCTTACTTTTTGCCACCAAATCCTTGATATAATCATTCAAGTTTTTTCTAAAACACTCTAAAAAATCCTTGAAATTTAAGTAATTATAATTTTGTATAAGCTCATAAAACATATCCTCAAAAAAATCCTCTTTGTTTTCTAGCTCTAAATGATCAACAAGCTCGCTAAAAGCTTCTTTTTCTTTAGTGGAAAACCTTAAAGAATGAAGTTTTAAGACATTAAGCTTAAACTCAAGGCTTGTCATTTTTTGCCTCCAAAATCAAAACATTTGCGAACAAATGATTAGCTTTCATATAAGAAAAATAATCATTTATCGCTTCATTTAAAAGCAAATTTTTACTTTTCCCCCTCTTTTTTGCTTGCTTGTTTAGCTCGCTTAGCAAGGCTTTTTTAAGACGGAATTTTTTTCTTAGTTTTTCTTCGTTTTGCTTTTGTAAATACTTCATATTTTTTCTCTCCCTTAAAATGCAAGATCAAAATCCCAGCCATAAGCTCAGCTCTTGAAAGATTTTGCAAAATGGCAAGCTCTTTTAAAAGCTTAAAATCTTTTTTGCTGATCAAAAAGGTAGGACTTTGCTCCTTAGCCTTTGAAGTTTTAAACTGATAAGCCATTTTTTAGCCTTTTTTGCATTTAAACCAGCTAAAACATACTTGCACAGCGGCACTTATGCCCTGTATAAAATAACAAATCCAAGCACCTAAACATAAGCTTATGACCATCACAAAAACCCCAACTGCAAAACCTAACAACATATCCATTTTAAATCCCTTTTTGATATAATATTTTTAAAAATTCATAAGGATAAAACATGCAAGATTTAGAACTTATTGCTAAGGCTTTAAATTCCGTTTCTTTTAAAGATTTTTTCTTAGGCTTTTTGCTTGGTTTAAGTATAAGCGGTGCTTTTGTTTGGAAATTTTTAAATTTCATACAAAAGCTATACAAAAACACACAAGAGGATTTAAAAGAAGAAATCAAAGCCCTTAAAGCCGAACGAGAAGCCTTTAGAATAGAGCTACTCAAACAACAAAATATGAATATGATAGGCGAGGTTTTTAAAAAATAACTCATTTTGCACCCTCTAACACAAATTTATCCTGCGAAGCGTTGTATTTAACACTTTGCCCTTTGATTTTAAGTGTGCTTAAATCAAAGCTATCCGTGAAATTAAACTCTGGAAATTCTTTCAAAACAAGCTCTAAAAGCTCATTTTGCTCTAATTTTTTCTCAGTTTTTACAAAAAATAGTCCTTGCCAGCCTTTTAAAATGCTTTGATCGATGATTTTGCTTATATCTTGATTTCTTGCCTTAAATTCTCTTAATTGCTTGATAATTCTTTGCTTTGAAAGTATGTTTAAGTTTCTTTTCAAGGCTTTGTATTTAAACCACTGAATGATTTTTTCTTGCTCGTAAGCTGTAAAATCTTTTAAGTTTAGTTCTTCTTTTTTGAGTTTGGATTTTTCAAAGACAAAGAACAGCGAATTTGAAAAATTTTTCATAAGGTATAAATTCTTACTTTGTAAGAATTCTTTATTTATCCAAACCAAGCAAGAAAACTCTTACCTCTTAGGTAAGAGATGAATTGCTACTCGCTTAGGCGAGTTAAAAGCATTTTAAAAAATGTGTAAATGAGGCAATTAAAACATCTTGTTATATTAAGAAATTCACATAGGAAAAATTTTAAACTCAAATGAGTTGATTTCTGCTATAATTACTACATGGAAACGAAATATAATAAAAATCAACATTCAGTATATCTACTACAATATCACTTCATACTTGTTGTAAAGTATCGTAGAAAAGTGCTAAATGATGAGATATGCAAAAGACTTAGAGAAATTTTTGAATACATTGCATTAAATCCTAGATATAGTCTTAAAGTAATAGAATTTAATCACGACATAGATCATTTGCATATACTTTTTGAAGCAGAGCCAAAAAGCGAGCTAGTAAAATTCATTAATGCTTATAAATCAGCTTCAAGCAGACTAATTAAACAAGAATTTACTTACATAAGACAATTTTTGTGGAAAGAATACTTTTGGAGCAGAAGTTATTTTTTAGCTACAACAGGTGGAGTAAGCTTAGAAGTCTTAAAAAAATATGTAGAAAATCAAGGCGTTAAAAAAGATGGTGAAAACTTAGATAGACGCACAAAGGCATATAGGAATATCTAATGCAAATCACAAAAGGCTTTAAATATAGAATCTACCCAAATGTAGAACAAGCAAAAGCATTAGATCATCAATGTTTCATATATAATCAAGCCTTTAATATCTGTTTAAATCTATGGAAAAAAGATTACGAAGCTAACAAAGACTTACCAAAAGAGCAAAAGAAATATCTTAAGGCAGTTGAATACGATAGATTAGTAAAACTTGCCTTAAAACAAAGAGAGTTACCTTTTAAATCAGTAACCACCCAACAAGCAAGAGTAAATTTTTTACAAGCTATCAAAAGAGCATTGAGTAAAGAGATACTAGCAGAACGCAAAAGAGCAATACAAAAAGCCTCAACACCAAAACAAAAAGCTAAGGCATTAAACATAGGTTTTCCAAATTTTAAAAATTCTAAACTTGCTAAACAAAGCTTTAATTGGAACAATCAAGGCTATCAAATATTAGAATCTAACAATAAGCACTTTAAAATTTTTAAACTAATGAATATGCCTTTAAAAATGCGTTATCATAGAGACTTGCCAAAAGAGTATAAGCTTAATCAAATTACTATTTCAAAAAGCAATGATAAATACTATATTTCATTGAGTATCACCTATAAACAAGAAGTAAAGCAACTAGATAAACAAAATCTAGATTCTAATAAATGCGTAGGAATAGATTTAAATATAAATGATATAGCCTTAAGCAATGGAGAGTTAATTAAAACATTATCTAAGAAAATCAATGCAAAAAAATACGATACTACTTTTAAAAGACTACAAAGAAAACAATCACGCAGAATCTTAAAAGCAAAAGAATGTAAATCAAAGCTAGGGAGTAATTTTAAAAAAACACAAAAACAACTCAATAAAATCTATGAAAGGAGTAGCAATATCAAAAGAGATAGTTATCATAAGATAACTACAAAACTTACTAAAGAATTTGATTTGATAGTAGTTGAAGCACTTAAAAATAAGAATATGACTAAAAGAGCTAAACTAAAAAATGTAAAAGCTAAAAGTGGCTTAAATAAGTGGATATTAAATACTTCATTCTATCAATTTACTCAAATGCTAGAATATAAGCAAAAGCATAATGGCAAATTCTTTGTAAAAGTAAATCCACAATATACAAGTAAAGCTTGTAATGTATGTGGAAATATAAAAGATAATCTAACACTACAAGATAGAGTATATACTTGTGAAGAATGTCAAACAACCATACATAGAGACATAAATGCTAGTTTAAATATCTTGGAGCGTGGATTAAAGTCATTTGGGTTAGGAATTAGCCTATTGGACTATAAAACTTCTGCTTTGCAGTTACAAGTATAGCGAAGTAAAAAAAGCCTTTCGAGTTAGCTAACAATGGTTGGCTTTAGTTAGGAAGCCCTCACTTCTTAAGTGGGGGTGATTCACATATGTGCGACAAATTTCCGCTTGGCGTGAATTTGTCGTTTTGTTTGAAAGCTCATTTAAATGCTCTTTTGTTTCATTTTCTGCGTTCAAATCCGTATCATTTGGGCTTTCATTTTCTAAAATCTCGTTTAAATCGTCTCTAGCCTCTACTTTTTGTCCTACAAATTCGCCTTTTAATTCATCTTTTAAACTTTGATTGATTTCTTTTTCATTTTTGCCTATGAAAACCACCGAAAAGGAATTTGTGAATTTGTTTGTTTTCTCATCGATGATTTGCACCTTTTGAATGAAATTTAAATCAATAAGCTCTTTAAAAGCTCTTTGAACGCTTCTTAAGCCAAGATTTAGCTCTTTGCTTAAATGCTGAGTATTTACAG
The Campylobacter sp. MIT 99-7217 genome window above contains:
- a CDS encoding type II toxin-antitoxin system HicB family antitoxin, which translates into the protein MKDLEYYLNLPYEIIVRKLSTKEGGGYFARYKDFPYIMGDGQNESEAIKDAKEAFKTAIALMLEKNDYIKEPNNDEAKVRINITMSKSLIEAIDKITTNRSKFLSDLVARALN
- a CDS encoding type II toxin-antitoxin system HicA family toxin, coding for MSKKEKLLKELKNNPYNVRFEVIKNLLESYGYESFNKGSSHFQFRKAGKELITIPFNRPLKAIYVKIVLKAIKEDK
- the dnaG gene encoding DNA primase, whose protein sequence is MILNLEEIKTRADILEVVEHFLPLQKSNGMYKALCPFHDERTPSFMISPRKNMFYCFGCGVGGDSFKFVQNYKHLSFEEAVKEVASICRISVLESENKKQISTKLLYEVFENVNNFFIQSLLEREDILEYIKQRGLNEEDIKRFDLGYFSGAGKLARYLTGLGQIKLALKLGIIYEKNGKFFSPLEKRLIFGIRNAVHKIVAFSGRFLGKNENNEAKYINSKESELYKKSFVLYNLSHAKTSLCKFKEVIITEGYFDTIACVKLGFLNAVATCGTAFTLSHLALLLKMEHELSFILCFDKDKAGVNANLKTLKMLFKEGIFKAKVRYLRSKKLKDFGDLLLQENLILNEAYIDIDGFEYFCKMNLKECGEDKDKIHAFFKEVEALINAQANFFLKDELRQKASEYFKCDKKHFELQKSGSVKEANFSLEALVLKNIIGDEEKAYVAKQYLEPFHFKALAKNYEAFLKNDQEANLKIALDESLKELNREDFALCIKELVKSELKTRLDEAKRLKNVSLIIELKQRLLKL
- a CDS encoding DnaB-like helicase C-terminal domain-containing protein, which produces MLEKEILRSFIEYPDLIDEFLDKISLKAFSNEALYYLKIINELKDKKLLSLSVFLENVPRAKQSEDFFIELISANVNPLVCDLIPLLVKKYQLEMQEKIAQKLLSGVNANEVLELDLLSKEMEIENKSIKNLNEWLKYYENKPKLAKTPTNLSFIDNAFNGGFELGQLMLISGDAEAGKTTLALQILENISKSKKVAFFSFEFSVDSYLKSVEEQKKKLIKDHIFIINDGYDINEIVANIKRLYKLGVRFFLIDSQMRIEVNSKGFSNMEEKESFKFSSLAKLCHSLEIFIMLIIQTSKTDKDSPTGSKKGEHEASIILRIEKNPPDKRDYSQKESEFDEFSRSLILKKNKQNGKHFKGKIAFNPATRLFSDYESKVKKTEYVDMDDIQKELKTNLDVDIF
- the tnpA gene encoding IS200/IS605 family transposase gives rise to the protein METKYNKNQHSVYLLQYHFILVVKYRRKVLNDEICKRLREIFEYIALNPRYSLKVIEFNHDIDHLHILFEAEPKSELVKFINAYKSASSRLIKQEFTYIRQFLWKEYFWSRSYFLATTGGVSLEVLKKYVENQGVKKDGENLDRRTKAYRNI
- a CDS encoding RNA-guided endonuclease TnpB family protein; this encodes MQITKGFKYRIYPNVEQAKALDHQCFIYNQAFNICLNLWKKDYEANKDLPKEQKKYLKAVEYDRLVKLALKQRELPFKSVTTQQARVNFLQAIKRALSKEILAERKRAIQKASTPKQKAKALNIGFPNFKNSKLAKQSFNWNNQGYQILESNNKHFKIFKLMNMPLKMRYHRDLPKEYKLNQITISKSNDKYYISLSITYKQEVKQLDKQNLDSNKCVGIDLNINDIALSNGELIKTLSKKINAKKYDTTFKRLQRKQSRRILKAKECKSKLGSNFKKTQKQLNKIYERSSNIKRDSYHKITTKLTKEFDLIVVEALKNKNMTKRAKLKNVKAKSGLNKWILNTSFYQFTQMLEYKQKHNGKFFVKVNPQYTSKACNVCGNIKDNLTLQDRVYTCEECQTTIHRDINASLNILERGLKSFGLGISLLDYKTSALQLQV
- a CDS encoding helix-turn-helix domain-containing protein, translating into MIVKQELKENFTIVSNEIIRSKELSNNAKLLAVLLCSLPQNWAVNTQHLSKELNLGLRSVQRAFKELIDLNFIQKVQIIDEKTNKFTNSFSVVFIGKNEKEINQSLKDELKGEFVGQKVEARDDLNEILENESPNDTDLNAENETKEHLNELSNKTTNSRQAEICRTYVNHPHLRSEGFLTKANHC